The proteins below are encoded in one region of Paenibacillus albus:
- a CDS encoding cytochrome (ubi)quinol oxidase subunit III, with protein MSGHAHVDGKLPHEPEKATLEGRNKVLGFWLFLGGETVLFGTLFSAFLALRHQVGDGNPTANDLFELPTVALATFILLTSSLTSVFAIQAMHTNRVKSMINWLIITVIFGLAFLGLEVYEFNNYVHEGHKFSTSAFSTSFYTLVGFHGAHVLFGVLWISILIAQVFRKGLNVVTAPKIYVAGMYWHFIDVVWVFIFTVVYLMGKVG; from the coding sequence ATGAGCGGACATGCACACGTAGACGGTAAACTCCCTCACGAACCGGAAAAAGCAACATTAGAGGGTCGTAATAAAGTACTTGGTTTCTGGCTGTTCCTTGGCGGTGAAACCGTATTGTTCGGAACGCTGTTCTCAGCGTTCCTCGCTCTCCGCCATCAAGTTGGCGACGGCAACCCGACAGCGAATGATCTGTTCGAGCTTCCAACAGTAGCACTTGCAACATTCATCTTGTTGACATCCTCGCTCACGAGCGTATTCGCGATTCAGGCGATGCATACGAACCGCGTGAAGTCGATGATCAACTGGCTGATCATTACGGTAATCTTCGGTCTTGCGTTCCTTGGCCTGGAGGTTTACGAGTTCAATAACTATGTCCATGAAGGACATAAGTTCTCCACTAGCGCATTCAGTACATCGTTCTATACACTTGTTGGCTTCCACGGTGCCCACGTATTGTTCGGGGTACTCTGGATCTCGATCTTGATCGCTCAAGTGTTTAGGAAAGGCTTGAATGTCGTGACTGCTCCTAAGATATATGTGGCTGGTATGTACTGGCACTTTATCGACGTCGTGTGGGTATTCATCTTCACCGTCGTTTACTTGATGGGAAAGGTGGGCTAA
- a CDS encoding cytochrome C oxidase subunit IV family protein: MAAQQHSAAEENKRHKHEGPKKHIIAFIFSILLTIIAFAMVAAGEVNTTFIYIMLVVMALIQVFIQMGFWMHMKDRGHVFPIVGILGGVFVVFTIVIMASYWAWW, from the coding sequence ATGGCTGCTCAACAACATTCTGCTGCCGAAGAGAATAAACGCCATAAGCACGAAGGTCCTAAGAAACATATTATCGCGTTTATTTTCTCGATCTTGCTGACCATCATTGCATTCGCAATGGTTGCAGCAGGTGAAGTTAACACTACGTTTATCTACATCATGCTCGTTGTGATGGCGCTCATTCAAGTCTTCATTCAAATGGGCTTCTGGATGCACATGAAAGATCGTGGGCATGTGTTCCCGATCGTAGGTATTCTAGGTGGCGTGTTCGTCGTATTCACAATTGTCATCATGGCCTCTTACTGGGCTTGGTGGTAA
- the ctaG gene encoding cytochrome c oxidase assembly factor CtaG: protein MLGLQYFSFDALWSPWFFFFMTALVILYFYLAGPWKEKHAPEAPPVTVMQKTLFVSGMVLYYLVQGGPFELLGHLMFAFHMIDMSVSYLVVPPIIMFSIPAFLWKAMFSAPFWKRFRWATHPIFALIVFNVLFSLYHLPTVHDYVMIHFMVHRIYYLVLLLTAFLMWWQITCPIPEWNRLSDVRKMAYIFASGMLLTPACALIIFNDTPMYATYNDPEVWAKAMGYCVSGDSASLLASFKGPAFFNLMSPAEDQQLGGIIMKLVQEVMYGVILAYVFFHWYKREHADSDDPLPEHGALS from the coding sequence ATGCTCGGATTGCAATATTTTAGCTTTGATGCGCTTTGGAGCCCATGGTTTTTCTTCTTTATGACAGCGTTAGTCATACTCTATTTCTACTTAGCTGGACCTTGGAAGGAAAAGCATGCACCGGAGGCACCGCCTGTTACCGTGATGCAGAAGACGTTGTTCGTATCGGGGATGGTGCTCTACTATTTGGTGCAGGGCGGGCCTTTTGAATTGCTTGGACATCTCATGTTTGCGTTCCACATGATTGATATGTCGGTTTCATATTTGGTTGTACCGCCGATCATCATGTTTAGCATCCCTGCGTTTCTATGGAAGGCTATGTTCTCTGCACCGTTCTGGAAGCGGTTCAGATGGGCAACGCATCCGATATTTGCGCTTATTGTGTTTAACGTATTGTTCTCGCTCTACCATTTGCCAACTGTACACGATTATGTGATGATTCATTTCATGGTACACCGGATTTACTATCTCGTACTGCTATTGACGGCATTCTTGATGTGGTGGCAGATTACTTGCCCGATTCCGGAATGGAATCGCCTCAGCGATGTGCGCAAAATGGCTTATATCTTTGCAAGCGGCATGCTGCTCACTCCCGCTTGTGCGCTTATTATTTTCAACGATACACCGATGTATGCGACATACAATGATCCAGAGGTATGGGCGAAGGCGATGGGCTACTGCGTCTCCGGTGATTCGGCTTCGCTGCTTGCTTCCTTTAAAGGGCCGGCTTTCTTCAATCTCATGTCTCCTGCTGAAGATCAGCAGCTTGGCGGTATCATTATGAAGCTTGTACAAGAAGTGATGTATGGTGTCATTCTCGCCTATGTCTTCTTCCATTGGTATAAGAGAGAGCATGCCGATTCTGACGATCCGTTGCCAGAGCATGGAGCGCTGAGCTAG
- a CDS encoding DUF420 domain-containing protein codes for MSLYDVLPAISTSFIAISAILVAIGWNLAIKRKLEAHKKVMLAGAVAALLFFIIYMSRTVFVGNTDWGGSDEMKPYYLTFLFFHIVLATVGAVFGLTTLTLAFRNSFAKHRKWGRITSVVWLFTAVTGITVYVLLYLMYPGGHTKPVLDVLFGGS; via the coding sequence TTGTCACTGTATGATGTTTTGCCTGCGATCAGCACCTCTTTCATAGCCATCAGCGCCATTCTCGTTGCGATTGGCTGGAATCTCGCGATCAAGCGGAAGCTTGAAGCGCATAAGAAAGTCATGCTTGCCGGAGCGGTTGCGGCATTGCTGTTCTTCATTATTTATATGAGCCGTACGGTATTCGTCGGCAACACGGATTGGGGCGGCTCCGATGAGATGAAGCCGTACTATCTGACGTTTCTATTCTTCCACATCGTGCTTGCAACGGTAGGTGCGGTGTTTGGTCTAACGACGCTGACACTTGCATTCCGTAACAGCTTTGCTAAGCATCGCAAGTGGGGAAGAATCACTTCAGTCGTATGGTTATTCACGGCTGTTACAGGTATTACGGTATATGTTCTGCTGTACCTGATGTACCCAGGCGGTCACACGAAACCAGTGCTGGATGTTTTATTTGGCGGCAGCTAA
- a CDS encoding aldose 1-epimerase family protein — translation MLLHGKVYTRREIEARVGRIEQIGGIRKLTLADGNENGSSVISVRTGAGLSFDVTPDKGLDLSSAAFSGGSLSWQSASGDVHPSYYDDKELGWLKTASGGLLMTCGLISAGSPGNYGGKSFGLHGRAHHTPAKQVAAEGYWIGDEYEIRIAGVIEETSMFGGHLRLRREIRTRLGENRISIRDVVENAGFEACPHMMLYHFNFGYPLLTEQSEFVFPRGSVKAVVDGVSIEGYDKWTAPAAPYQERVYNHELESAVDGKHEVKIRQPEFPIAAGLSAPIEVTLSWKSENLPKLVQWKMPGAGLHALGIEPANCGVEGMETERKRGTLVMLEPGESREYELDLTIV, via the coding sequence GTGTTGCTTCATGGAAAAGTATATACACGCAGAGAGATCGAAGCCCGCGTTGGGCGGATTGAACAGATTGGCGGCATTCGCAAGCTGACTTTAGCGGATGGAAATGAGAACGGCTCATCCGTTATTTCGGTGCGGACGGGGGCAGGTCTCTCTTTCGATGTAACGCCGGATAAAGGGTTGGATCTGTCCTCCGCGGCATTTTCAGGTGGATCACTAAGTTGGCAATCGGCTAGCGGCGATGTGCATCCTTCGTATTATGACGATAAAGAGCTCGGCTGGCTCAAGACGGCTTCAGGCGGATTGTTGATGACCTGTGGATTGATTAGCGCAGGCTCGCCAGGCAACTACGGCGGGAAAAGCTTCGGTCTTCATGGCAGAGCACATCATACGCCTGCGAAACAGGTTGCGGCTGAAGGCTATTGGATCGGTGACGAGTATGAAATACGGATAGCAGGCGTAATTGAAGAAACCTCGATGTTCGGCGGTCATCTGCGGCTGAGACGGGAAATACGGACGAGGCTCGGCGAGAACCGGATCTCGATTCGCGACGTAGTGGAGAATGCTGGCTTTGAAGCTTGTCCGCATATGATGCTATATCATTTTAACTTTGGTTATCCGCTGCTAACGGAGCAGTCGGAGTTCGTATTCCCGAGAGGCAGTGTGAAGGCGGTTGTCGATGGCGTATCGATTGAAGGCTACGACAAGTGGACGGCACCGGCAGCTCCCTATCAGGAGAGAGTGTACAATCATGAGCTGGAAAGCGCAGTTGATGGAAAGCATGAAGTGAAGATCCGTCAACCGGAATTTCCGATAGCCGCGGGCCTGTCTGCTCCGATTGAGGTGACACTTAGCTGGAAGTCGGAGAATCTGCCGAAGCTAGTGCAGTGGAAGATGCCTGGCGCGGGGCTTCATGCGCTTGGTATTGAGCCTGCTAACTGCGGAGTGGAAGGCATGGAGACGGAGAGGAAGCGCGGTACGCTCGTCATGCTGGAGCCGGGCGAGTCGCGTGAATATGAACTGGATTTAACGATTGTGTAG
- a CDS encoding DeoR/GlpR family DNA-binding transcription regulator produces MTMNLNERQQQLMTMLESTGEVKVAGLKETFGVTEMTIRRDLEKLEHAGYVKRTFGGAILASKDATLQDRSVVMTDEKNRIGRAAASLVQENDSIFIDGGTTTLYVARHLKPGMNITVVTNALNIALELLEKRITTVVTGGMALETTSTLVGPATVDSIGRMAFDRVFLGATGVSAKHGFSNSNMYEAEIKRIAIAHAAEVNVVVDHTKFGAKELFSFGSLDAVHRIVCDQEPEESLLAACKENNVELLAATE; encoded by the coding sequence ATGACGATGAACTTGAATGAACGGCAGCAGCAGTTGATGACGATGCTCGAGAGTACGGGAGAAGTGAAGGTTGCGGGGCTGAAGGAGACGTTCGGCGTGACGGAAATGACGATCCGGCGCGACCTTGAGAAGCTGGAGCATGCCGGTTATGTGAAGCGGACCTTCGGCGGCGCCATCCTCGCATCGAAGGATGCGACGCTGCAGGACCGTTCCGTCGTCATGACGGATGAGAAGAATCGAATCGGGCGAGCGGCAGCGTCACTTGTACAGGAGAATGATTCGATCTTCATCGACGGCGGGACGACGACCTTGTATGTAGCGCGCCATTTGAAGCCGGGCATGAATATAACCGTAGTGACGAATGCGTTGAACATTGCGCTGGAGCTGCTGGAAAAGCGAATTACGACGGTTGTGACAGGCGGAATGGCGCTCGAAACCACTTCGACGCTTGTTGGACCGGCGACGGTGGATTCGATTGGGCGAATGGCTTTCGACCGGGTATTCCTAGGAGCGACGGGAGTGAGCGCAAAGCATGGCTTCAGCAACTCGAACATGTATGAGGCGGAGATTAAGCGAATCGCAATTGCGCATGCCGCCGAGGTGAACGTCGTCGTTGACCATACGAAGTTCGGGGCGAAAGAGCTGTTCTCATTCGGTTCGCTTGATGCGGTGCATCGCATCGTATGCGATCAGGAGCCGGAGGAATCGCTGCTCGCGGCATGTAAGGAGAATAATGTGGAGCTGTTAGCTGCGACGGAATAA
- a CDS encoding class I fructose-bisphosphate aldolase, with translation MSAVTPRLNRMFSEQGKCFDVAVDHGFFNEYSFLAGIENMQKAIETIVEANPDCIQLSIGQAKWLQNVPGKKKPGLVLRTDAANIYGTELPRFLFSELIDRAIEKAVALDAVAVCVNLLLLPSQPELHHQCVRNISLLKSECEKYGMPLMVEPLVMLPNEAKGGYMVDGDINKIMPLVRQGVELGADVIKADPCDDVTEYHRVIEVASGIPVLVRGGGRASDEEIVNRTVELMNQGASGIVYGRNVIQHPNPAGMTNALMSIVHHGATASEALASLAGKGVE, from the coding sequence ATGTCAGCAGTCACACCACGGTTGAATCGGATGTTTAGTGAGCAAGGGAAATGTTTTGACGTTGCAGTCGATCATGGCTTCTTTAATGAATACTCTTTCTTAGCCGGAATTGAGAATATGCAGAAAGCAATCGAGACCATTGTCGAAGCGAATCCCGATTGCATTCAGCTTAGCATCGGGCAGGCGAAGTGGCTCCAGAATGTTCCTGGCAAGAAGAAGCCGGGACTTGTTCTGCGTACAGATGCGGCGAATATCTATGGTACAGAGCTGCCGCGTTTCCTGTTCAGCGAGCTCATTGACCGTGCGATTGAGAAGGCAGTTGCGCTGGACGCAGTTGCGGTCTGCGTGAATTTGCTGCTGCTTCCTAGTCAACCGGAGCTGCACCACCAGTGCGTGCGCAATATATCGCTTCTGAAGAGTGAATGCGAGAAGTACGGCATGCCGCTTATGGTTGAGCCGCTTGTCATGCTGCCGAATGAGGCGAAGGGCGGTTACATGGTTGATGGCGACATTAACAAAATCATGCCGCTCGTTCGTCAAGGCGTGGAGCTAGGCGCAGATGTCATCAAAGCAGACCCTTGTGATGACGTAACGGAATATCACCGTGTCATCGAAGTGGCTTCCGGTATTCCCGTGCTCGTTCGCGGCGGCGGCCGGGCAAGCGATGAAGAGATCGTGAACCGCACCGTCGAGCTAATGAACCAAGGAGCTTCGGGTATCGTGTATGGTCGCAACGTCATTCAGCACCCGAATCCGGCAGGCATGACGAATGCGCTTATGTCTATCGTACACCACGGCGCTACGGCTTCGGAGGCATTGGCGAGCTTGGCTGGAAAGGGCGTGGAGTAG
- a CDS encoding Gfo/Idh/MocA family protein — translation MSARVIRFGVIGCGLMGKEFASAAARWLHLDRVEFEPQIVAVCDANMEATKWFKKHVPSVERTYTDYREMLADPEVEAVYCAVPHNLHAQIYVDIIASGKHLLGEKPFGIDKEANARISAALIAHPEVIVRCSSEFPFFPGAQALIKMVEEGKFGRIIEVEAGFWHSSDLDPTKPINWKRRIATNGEYGCMGDLGMHVLHLPMRFGWKPNSVRALLSKIVSERPDGKGGNAPCETWDNAILACDVESADGGFPMVLSTKRIAPGHANTWFIRIQGTELSAEFSTKNPKQVSTLPYSPGQQQAWHVVDVPYKSAYGTITGGIFEFGFSDSILQMWAAFCDELANGREGMQQSFYCATPEEASGSHRVFTAALASERTGQTIAIDWRE, via the coding sequence ATGAGTGCGAGAGTCATTCGATTCGGCGTTATTGGCTGCGGCTTGATGGGCAAGGAGTTTGCGAGCGCGGCGGCGAGATGGCTGCATCTGGATCGTGTGGAGTTCGAGCCGCAAATCGTTGCCGTGTGCGATGCGAACATGGAAGCGACGAAGTGGTTCAAGAAGCATGTTCCAAGCGTGGAGCGCACTTATACCGATTACCGCGAAATGCTTGCAGATCCTGAGGTTGAGGCTGTTTATTGCGCAGTACCGCATAACCTGCATGCGCAAATCTATGTCGATATTATTGCCTCTGGCAAGCATTTGCTAGGGGAGAAGCCTTTCGGAATCGATAAGGAGGCGAATGCACGAATCTCGGCTGCGCTTATTGCACATCCGGAGGTCATCGTTCGCTGCTCGTCAGAGTTCCCGTTCTTCCCAGGTGCGCAAGCATTGATAAAGATGGTAGAAGAGGGCAAATTCGGCCGAATTATCGAGGTGGAGGCGGGCTTCTGGCACTCCAGTGACTTAGACCCTACGAAACCAATCAATTGGAAGCGACGTATTGCAACTAACGGAGAATACGGCTGTATGGGTGATCTAGGCATGCATGTGCTGCATCTGCCTATGCGATTCGGTTGGAAGCCGAATAGCGTTCGTGCGCTGCTGAGCAAAATCGTAAGCGAGCGTCCAGACGGCAAAGGCGGCAATGCGCCATGCGAGACATGGGACAATGCGATTCTCGCGTGCGATGTAGAGTCAGCCGATGGCGGCTTCCCGATGGTGCTGTCGACGAAGCGGATTGCGCCAGGCCATGCGAATACTTGGTTTATTCGCATTCAAGGCACGGAGCTCTCGGCTGAATTCAGCACGAAAAATCCGAAGCAGGTTTCCACGCTACCGTATTCTCCTGGTCAGCAGCAAGCATGGCATGTGGTTGATGTCCCTTACAAATCGGCTTATGGCACGATTACGGGCGGCATCTTCGAATTCGGTTTCTCGGACTCGATCCTGCAAATGTGGGCGGCATTTTGCGACGAGCTCGCGAACGGAAGAGAAGGGATGCAGCAGTCGTTCTATTGTGCAACGCCGGAGGAGGCGTCAGGAAGCCATCGCGTATTCACGGCAGCACTCGCATCCGAGCGGACAGGTCAAACGATAGCAATTGACTGGAGGGAATAG
- a CDS encoding carbohydrate kinase family protein, translated as MSNARAGAEVVVAGHICLDVIPAMHEMKEGIGAILVPGKLVDIGAAVIATGGAVSNTGLALHRLGLRTKLMGKIGDDMFGGAIVDVLRSYGGQELAGGMIVAAGESSSYTLVINPPNIDRIFLHCTGANDTFTAADIQEEALIGARLFHFGYPPLMRKMYEDGGDELAALLAKAKNAGLTVSLDLAKPDPESPAGRADWRSILLKALPQVDVFLPSFEEILYMLRREQYESLALQHGTNDLLPFADGPLLRELSQELLDLGVSIVVLKLGEHGLYLRTTDDAAKLAAIGAAAPEQLDAWVDRELLVPCFEVAVAGTTGAGDCTIAGFLAGLLKGLAPEAVLNGAVAVGACNVEQADATSGVPAWEAVQQRMAAGWRRRQVKLELREWRRGGGSSDDGAWYGPGEQ; from the coding sequence GTGAGTAATGCTCGTGCAGGTGCGGAAGTCGTTGTTGCCGGGCATATTTGCCTCGATGTAATTCCGGCCATGCATGAAATGAAAGAAGGAATAGGCGCAATTCTTGTGCCCGGTAAGCTCGTCGATATTGGCGCTGCAGTTATCGCCACAGGCGGCGCTGTGTCCAATACGGGACTCGCGCTGCACAGGCTCGGCCTGCGCACGAAGCTGATGGGCAAGATCGGCGATGACATGTTCGGCGGAGCGATCGTTGATGTGCTGCGCAGCTATGGCGGGCAGGAGTTAGCTGGCGGCATGATTGTTGCCGCAGGCGAGAGCAGCTCTTATACGCTGGTCATAAATCCGCCGAATATTGACCGAATCTTCCTGCATTGCACCGGTGCCAATGATACGTTCACGGCTGCGGATATACAGGAGGAGGCTCTTATCGGCGCACGGCTATTTCACTTCGGCTATCCACCGCTTATGCGGAAGATGTATGAGGATGGCGGAGACGAGCTCGCTGCGCTGCTTGCAAAGGCGAAGAATGCCGGCCTCACGGTGTCGCTCGATCTGGCAAAGCCGGACCCCGAGTCGCCGGCGGGACGCGCGGACTGGCGCAGCATATTATTGAAAGCGCTACCGCAGGTGGATGTGTTCCTGCCGAGCTTCGAGGAGATTCTGTATATGCTCCGCCGGGAGCAGTACGAATCGTTGGCCCTGCAGCATGGCACGAACGATCTGCTGCCGTTCGCAGATGGACCGCTGCTGCGCGAGCTGTCGCAGGAGCTGCTTGATCTCGGCGTCAGCATTGTCGTGCTCAAGCTCGGGGAGCACGGTCTGTACCTGCGGACGACTGACGATGCAGCGAAGCTTGCCGCCATTGGTGCGGCTGCGCCGGAGCAGCTAGATGCGTGGGTGGATCGCGAATTGCTCGTGCCCTGCTTCGAGGTCGCCGTGGCCGGCACGACAGGCGCTGGCGACTGTACGATCGCGGGCTTCCTCGCGGGCCTCTTGAAGGGGCTTGCGCCGGAGGCAGTGTTGAATGGCGCCGTTGCAGTCGGCGCCTGCAATGTGGAGCAGGCGGACGCGACGAGCGGCGTGCCCGCTTGGGAAGCGGTGCAGCAGCGAATGGCGGCAGGCTGGCGCCGCCGCCAGGTGAAGCTTGAGCTGCGAGAATGGCGCCGCGGCGGCGGAAGTTCAGACGATGGTGCGTGGTATGGGCCGGGAGAGCAGTAG
- a CDS encoding D-lyxose/D-mannose family sugar isomerase: MRRSDVRAAQKRTAAMFDLVGITLTPEERSNIEIAEFGLGNLQEQGLELVTYINTERYCAKDLILFPGQTCPEHLHPPVGDDPGKMETFRCRYGVVWLYVEGESNGTIQAQVPRGSEEYYTVFHEIELKPGQQYTIPPGTKHWFQAGEKGAVVSEFSSTSRDEFDIFTDPRIVRVPVIEEDL; encoded by the coding sequence ATGAGAAGAAGCGATGTGCGTGCGGCGCAGAAGCGAACGGCGGCGATGTTTGATCTGGTTGGCATTACACTGACACCGGAAGAGCGCAGCAATATTGAGATTGCGGAATTTGGACTTGGCAATCTGCAGGAGCAAGGACTTGAACTTGTGACTTACATCAATACCGAGCGCTACTGTGCGAAGGATCTCATCTTGTTCCCAGGCCAGACTTGTCCCGAGCATCTGCATCCGCCGGTTGGCGACGATCCGGGCAAGATGGAGACCTTCCGCTGCCGGTACGGCGTTGTGTGGCTCTACGTTGAAGGCGAGAGTAACGGCACGATTCAAGCACAGGTGCCAAGGGGCAGCGAGGAGTATTACACCGTGTTCCACGAGATTGAGCTGAAGCCTGGGCAGCAGTATACCATCCCGCCGGGCACGAAGCACTGGTTCCAAGCCGGGGAGAAAGGTGCGGTCGTGTCGGAGTTCTCGAGTACGAGCCGCGATGAATTTGATATTTTTACAGATCCGCGTATAGTGCGGGTTCCGGTTATTGAGGAAGATCTGTAG
- a CDS encoding FadR/GntR family transcriptional regulator: MQARPLKSYEWVSLELHDRITTGDLKPGDKLPSVVDLATQYNVGRSTIREALSALKAKGLLDIRQGGGTFVLAPPETQDETPAREDWLDRADSLLQLLEVRKVLETGCAALAAKHRSAEDLAAMQATLAQMEQRLGDESFGEQADVQLHEQIARATGNPMLIELMKSLSQRLHESMRDTRSLWFYAEQHSARRLLEEHGGIIDAIQQQDAGEAASLMDAHLSKVEQVLREKTGGHS, from the coding sequence ATGCAAGCAAGGCCGCTCAAAAGCTACGAATGGGTATCTCTCGAGCTCCATGATCGCATCACGACAGGCGACCTAAAGCCAGGAGACAAGCTCCCTTCCGTCGTCGACCTCGCTACCCAATATAATGTCGGGCGCTCAACAATCCGCGAAGCGCTGAGCGCACTCAAAGCTAAAGGGCTGCTCGACATCCGCCAAGGCGGCGGCACATTTGTATTAGCTCCTCCGGAGACGCAGGACGAGACTCCAGCGCGCGAAGATTGGCTGGACCGCGCCGATTCGCTGCTCCAGCTGCTCGAAGTGCGCAAAGTGCTCGAGACCGGCTGCGCTGCCCTCGCCGCGAAGCATCGCAGCGCGGAGGACCTTGCTGCCATGCAGGCGACGCTTGCGCAGATGGAACAGCGGCTGGGCGATGAGTCTTTCGGCGAGCAGGCCGACGTGCAGCTGCACGAGCAGATCGCCCGTGCCACGGGCAATCCGATGCTGATCGAGCTGATGAAGTCGCTCTCGCAGCGCCTTCATGAGAGCATGCGCGATACGCGCTCGCTCTGGTTCTACGCCGAGCAGCATTCGGCGCGCAGGCTGCTCGAGGAGCATGGCGGTATCATCGACGCGATTCAGCAGCAGGATGCCGGCGAGGCCGCATCCCTGATGGATGCGCATCTCTCCAAAGTGGAGCAGGTGCTGCGCGAGAAGACTGGCGGCCACTCGTAG
- the glcD gene encoding glycolate oxidase subunit GlcD yields MLGDSVKQKLREIVGSQWFKDDKESLITHSYDSTPMLQSLPDGVIYPENTAQVSAILKLLNEHRIPVVSRGSGTNLCGGTVPVEGGIVMVMHRMNRILEVDLDNLTATVQPGLNTKQFSTHVEGLGLFYPPDPGSMAISTIGGNIAECSGGLRGLKYGTTKDYVIGLEAVLANGEIIRTGGKLMKDVAGYDLTKLLVGSEGTLAVVTEAILKLIPPPKTKKTMLAMYKDLYGAARTVSKIIENRIIPATLEFLDNPTIRVVDDFAKLGLPLDMDAILLIEQDGDSETVERDIARIAEICQSENAERVTIATDEAEALKLMTARRSAFTALARLRPTTILEDATVPRSKIAEMVLAINEIAARHNVTICTFGHAGDGNLHPTATTDARDKEEIHRVEEAFEEIFEAAIRLGGTITGEHGVGLVKAPYLEWKVGSAGIEVMRSIKMAFDPNNILNPGKMFAKSTRKRVVLGHA; encoded by the coding sequence ATGCTAGGCGACTCGGTAAAACAGAAGCTGCGCGAAATTGTCGGCAGCCAGTGGTTTAAGGACGACAAGGAATCATTGATTACACATTCCTATGACAGTACGCCAATGCTGCAATCGCTGCCTGACGGAGTCATATATCCCGAGAATACGGCGCAAGTATCGGCAATCTTGAAGCTGCTGAATGAGCACCGGATTCCCGTCGTGAGCCGGGGCTCGGGCACGAACTTGTGCGGAGGGACGGTTCCCGTAGAGGGCGGCATCGTTATGGTCATGCATCGGATGAATCGGATTCTTGAGGTTGACCTCGACAATCTCACGGCTACCGTTCAGCCTGGCCTCAACACGAAACAGTTCAGCACCCATGTCGAGGGTCTCGGGCTGTTCTACCCGCCGGATCCTGGAAGCATGGCGATCTCGACGATTGGCGGCAATATCGCGGAGTGCTCCGGCGGCTTGCGCGGACTGAAATACGGCACGACAAAAGATTACGTCATTGGCCTTGAAGCTGTGCTCGCTAACGGTGAAATTATTCGGACCGGCGGCAAGCTCATGAAGGATGTGGCCGGTTATGACTTAACGAAGCTGCTCGTCGGCTCGGAAGGCACGCTCGCGGTTGTGACGGAAGCGATTCTGAAGCTTATCCCGCCGCCGAAGACGAAGAAGACGATGCTCGCGATGTATAAGGACCTTTACGGTGCAGCCCGGACAGTGTCCAAAATCATCGAAAACCGCATCATTCCCGCGACGCTCGAGTTTTTGGATAATCCGACGATTCGGGTGGTGGATGATTTTGCAAAGCTGGGACTGCCGCTTGATATGGATGCGATTCTACTCATCGAGCAGGACGGCGACTCGGAAACGGTGGAGCGGGACATTGCGCGCATCGCGGAGATTTGCCAGAGCGAGAATGCGGAGCGTGTCACCATTGCAACTGACGAAGCGGAAGCGCTGAAGCTGATGACTGCGCGGCGGAGCGCGTTCACGGCGCTGGCACGCCTGCGGCCGACGACGATTCTCGAGGATGCAACAGTGCCTCGCTCGAAGATTGCGGAGATGGTACTCGCAATCAATGAGATTGCGGCGCGGCATAATGTGACGATCTGTACGTTCGGCCATGCGGGCGACGGCAACCTGCATCCGACGGCGACGACAGACGCGCGGGATAAGGAAGAGATTCATCGAGTAGAAGAGGCGTTCGAGGAGATCTTCGAAGCGGCGATTCGGCTCGGGGGTACGATCACTGGCGAGCATGGCGTTGGGCTTGTGAAGGCCCCGTATCTGGAGTGGAAGGTCGGCTCGGCGGGGATTGAAGTGATGCGGTCGATTAAGATGGCTTTTGACCCGAACAATATTCTGAATCCGGGCAAAATGTTCGCCAAGTCCACGCGCAAAAGGGTGGTGCTCGGCCATGCCTAA